DNA from Leucobacter aridicollis:
GAGCGTGTTGAGCGTGCCCCATTCCGACGCGGCGCCGAGCGCCAGCACGTCCGCACGAGCTGTGGTGACGCTTCCGCGAATCCCATTGAGGTCCGCTTTGAAGCTATCGAGCGCCTCCCCCGTCGAACCAAGCTGGGTGTCGATGCCCGCGAGCAGCGTATCGGCGTCGCCGAGTACTGCCTGCTGCGCGCCGAGGGCCGACGCGAACGCACCGGAGCTCGCGGACAGCTGCGACATCGCCGCGTTCAGCGCCGGGACGGTGCCGCTGAGCACCTGCCGCATGCCAGCGGCCGCGGTGCGCGTCTCTTTCATCGCTTGACTCAACGCGTTCGACGCGTCGGAGACGGCCTGCACTGCGCCGGACGCGTCGCTGTTCGCCTTCTGGAGCGCTGCGAGCACGTCCCCGTGAGCCGCGTTCTGCGCGGTGAGCGCGTCGAGCGCGCTCTGGAGCTGGGCGACGAGGGGCGATCCAGGGTCTGCCTGGTCGACGAGATCCTGCAGTTGCGCGATCGCCTGCTGATTCGCGTCGATGACGGAACTGACCTCGGTGATCGACGCGTCGATGCGCACGTTCGCCTGCTTGAGCTGCTGCGTCAGCTCGGCGACGGAGGCGTTTGCCGACCCGGCCGCGTCGGCAAGCGCCGTCGTACCCGCGAGGTAGGCGGAAGTCGCGGCGTCCCCGAAAGCGACGATCTGCTGCTGGGTCTCCGCAACGATCGCCTGTGCCTGCCGCGCGGCGACCTGCACGTCGCCGAGCGTAGCGGCGACGTCACCGAGCGTGGTCCGAGTCGATGCGAGCAAGTCGCGCGACGAGTCGAGGCCCTGGCGCATCTTGTCGATGTTCTTGTCGGCCTGGTCGAGCGTCTTCGTCGTGCGATCGAAGGCGTTGAGCGTGTCACCGCGAGCGTTGAGCAGGCGAAGTTCGACGGAGTCGCCGGCGTCCTTTACCGCCTCGGTGGCGGCCTGGGCGACCTGTTCTTTGAAGGCGCTCGTGATCTGCTTGTCGAGCTGCGAGGCACCGACGTCAGTGATCTTCGGCGCGATCGCGCTCGCCTTCTCATTCACGAAGTACTGGAGTGCGGGCTGGGTGAAGTCGCCAGAGGTCATGCTGAGGAGGTCGCTGCTGAAGTCCTCCGGAATGACGATCGTCGCGTAGACATCGCCACGCTTCACGGCTTCTTTGGCCTTCGCCTCGCTCATGAACTGCCAGCCCAGCTGGTCGTTCTCTTCGAGCTGCTCGACCACTTGGTCGCCGATGTTCACCTCTCCGGTGAGCTCCGACTCCGCGCCGGAATCGAGGTTCGCGACGGCGATGTTCACGTTCGCAGTATTGGCGTACGGGTCCCAGAACGCGTTGATGTTGAACCACGCGTACAGGGCAGGCGTGATGAGGATACCGATGACGATAACCCAGCTTTTTCGTTGCCGGGCGAGCCGCCCGACGTCTCTCCGAAAGATATTCCAACTTTGCCGCACCGAAACAGTGTACCCGATACTTGCACATTGCTGTGCAAGTTATTTTTGCGGCGGGCGAACAGGTCGCTTGGTCAGGTCACCGCGCCGCTTGCCCGGGCGTCGCGGAGCGCGTTCTCGAGGTGCTCACGGTTGATTCGCGCGTGCACCCTCCCAACCTCGTGCGCGCGGGGCGAATCGCCCGCCGAAATCGCATCGAACAGGAGCTCGTGGTCGCGAAGCGCTCGCGCTTCCATATCGCGCCGGCCACGTTCACTCCCCCACGGGTGCGCCGGCGCGGAGAGGTGGATCTGGGACTCGAGCGAGAACAACAGCCCGGCGAGCGCGGGGCTGTGAGCAGCCTCGGTGATCGCGAGGTGAAACGCCTCGTCGGCCTTTTGGGCGGCGCGACCGGACTCGGCGTCACGATACCCTGCGAGGCGCTCGCGGAGCACCTCGATGTCCGTCTCGCTGCGCCTATCTGCCGCGGCCGCCGCGATCGCTCCGTGCATCCACGTTTGCGCTTCGTGTTGATCAATCAGCCGATCCCACGTTGCCGAGAGCACCCTCGCGATCGACGCGCGGGCCTCGTCAGTCGTGGGCTCGACGACGAAGTTGCCACCACCGCGACCCTGCTGCTTGCGAATGAGCCCGAGCCCCACGAGCCGCTCAATTGCTGCGCGCACGGTCACTCGACCGACGCCGAGCATGGCCGCAAGCTCGCGCTCCGCCGGGAGGCGAGCGCCAGGAAGATAGTCCCCCACGGCAAGTGCCGTAACGAGCCTGTCAGCAATCTCGTCAGCGAGCGTCTGCGCCGGCCCGGTCTCCACGCGAGTAGAGACGAGCTGCCGCCCACCACGCTGTTCCGCCTCGAATGCCATAGCTCCATTAACCCACACCCAAAAGGTCTCATGATGGAACCTTTTGTGCAATGATGTGTCTATCACGATCAAAGGAGTTCCTGTGCCGCACGGCCCCACCGCCTCCACCACTGTCGAGAACGGCCTCGCCCCCACCCCGCACGGCGGCCTCTGGTACCAGCTCACCAGCCCGGCGCAGCCCACCGCCGACACCAGGCCCGCACCGCTGCCCATCGTCCTGCTCCACGGTGGGCCCGGGTCGCCGAGCGACTATCTCGCGCCGCTCGACGCACTCTCAGCAGACCGCCCGGTGCTCCGCTACGACCAGATCGGTTGCGGGCGCTCCGACGCGGCGGGCGACAACACTGCCTGGACAGTCGACGCGCACGTTGACCACCTCGACAGGCTCACCCGTCACCTCGGATTCGACCGTTTTCACCTCTACGGTCACTCGTGGGGCGGCATGCTTGCGCTCGCATTCCACGAGGCGCACCCTCATCGCGCAGCTTCGCTGACGTTGGCGAGCCCCCTCGTCGACACGAAGCGGTGGGTCGCAGACGCCGCGATACTCATCGCCAAGCTTCCCACAGCCCACCAGGCAGCCATCGCAGCGGGGCCTGAACACGCCGGCTACGCCGCGGCGGAGGCCGAGTTCTACAGGCGCCACTTTTGCAACATCGAACCGTGGCCGACGCCGATCCAGGAGTCAGACGCCGGCCAAAACGCGCTGGCCTACAACACCATGTGGGGCCCGAACGAGTTCACCCAGACCGGCAACCTTCGCGACGAAGACCGTTCCGGCGTCGTGCGCGACCTCACCGTCCCGAACCTGTGGCTGACAGGGGCCGACGACGAGGCCCGCCCCGAAACCATCCGTGCGTTCGCTGCGCTGAATAGCAACAGCTCAGTACACGTGTTCCCCGGGGGGACTCACTCGGTGCACCTTGAACAGCCCGGCCCCTATCTCGCAGAGCTCAGAGCCTTTCTGCGCAACAACTAACCACCCCTTACAGAAAGCACACTGCAATGACGCACGCCTCCCCCACTGACGCCCCCGAGGGCGCTACCTCGCTCGAGGACCTCGGGTACGCCCAAGAGCTCAAGCGGTCGATGTCGCTGCTCGACGTCGTCGTCTACGGCCTCATCTACATGGTGCCGATGGCACCGCTCGCCGTCTTCGGCATCATCTACAACTTCTCGGGCGGCATGCCTGCCCTCGTCTACCTGGTCGCCGCGTTCGCGATGCTCTTCAGCGCGCTCAGCTACAAGGAGATGGCGAAGCGCTTCCCGGTCGCCGGCTCCGTGTACTCGTACGTTCGTCTCGGCATCAACCGGTTTTTCGGGTTCATCGCTGGCTGGGCGATTCTGCTCGACTATCTTCTTCTGCCTGCGCTGCTCTCCGTATTCGCAGCGGCCGCGATGGTGACCGTCGTGCCGGGCGTACCCGAGTTCGTCTGGATTATCGTGTTCGTCGTGCTCGCTGCGGCAATCAACTTGCGCGGCATCACGCTCACGGCGGGCATGAACAAGATCTTCCTGGCGATCCAGGTTGTCGTCCTCGCGATCTTCGTCGTCGGGGCGCTCGTCGCCGTCGCCGAGGGGCGCGCGGAATTCTCGCTGGCGCCCATCTTCCAGGCGCAGGAGTTCTCGTGGGCGATCGTGTTCGGGGCCATCCCGATCGCAGCGCTGAGCTTCATCGGTTTTGACGCGATCTCAACGCTGAACGAGGAGGCGAAGGGCGGGGGCGCGACGGTCTCTCGCGCAACAATCATCGTGCTCATCGCGGTGACGTTCCTGTTCGTCGTGCAGGTCTACCTGGCCGCCCTGTTCGTCCCAACCGGCACGACGTTTGCGTCGGGTGACGCGACGAACAACGCGTTCTACAACATCGCCGGCGAGATCATCGGGCCGTGGTTCAAGATCCTCATCACCCTCACCTCTGCCCTCATCGCGATCTTCGCCAACTCGATCGCCTCGCAGGCGACCTCGAGCCGCCTGGTCTACAGCATGGCCCGCGACGGCCAGTTGCCTCGTGTCTTCGCGCGCGTCAGTGATCGCCAGGTTCCACGCAACGCGATGCTGCTCATCGCGGGGCTCTCGCTCGTTGTCGGCATTCTTGGCACGACCGAACAAGAGCTCCTCACGACGCTCGTCACGTTCGGCGCGCTCACCGCGTACATCTTGCTCAACATCGCCGTCATCGTCCACTTCGGTCTCAGGGCCGCGGGCCGCAACGTCTTCCTCCACTGGGTCTCCCCGATCATCGGCACCGCCGTACTCGGGTACGCGCTCTGGAACGCGAACGTGAACGCGCAGCTCATCGGTCTAGGCTGGCTCGGGCTTGGGGCGCTGCTCGCGGGCTACTGGGCGTTGCGCGCAACACGCGAGCGCGCGGCAGCCTAGCCGGCTCACGCCGGGCGTGCCCGGCACCGTGTTGCAGCGCGAGAGGGGCGGTGGGGATCGCTTGATCCCCCACCGCCCCTCTCGTGTGCGCGGCCCTACTGGCGGCGCAGGCGGGCTCGCAGCGCGAGCACGATGCCGGCCGCGACCGTGAGCGCCGAGGCAAGGCCGGTCAGCGCCCAGACCGTCGCGGATGCACCGCCGGTCGCGGCGATGTCCGCGCGGGGGCCTGCACCCGTGCTGCCTGAGCTATCGTCACCTGAGCCGGTTCCGGAGCCCGGGCCGCCATGGCCATTGCCGCCATCACCCGGGCCGTCGTCGCCGGGGCCGCCATCTCCGGGACCGCCGTCGCCCGGGCCACCGTCAACGACCTTCGCGAACTCAATGTCGACGCTCACGCGCCCCTGCACGTCTCGCAGCACGAGCTCCGTGCCCTCGACCGCGAAGCCCTCGGCCCCCTCGACAGCGACAACCGGGTCGACCGCGGTGTACCCGGCGGCGGGCTCGAGCGCGAGCCGCAGCTCGCCACCGAGATCCGCGATTCCCTCGGCCGGGGTCACTGCGCCGTTCGTCGCGCGGGCGGCATAGGTGAACCGCACCGGCTGATCTTCAACCGCGGTGACCGCCGCGCGCAGTGAATCGTAGCTCGCGCGCAGGTCAGCTTCGGTCGGCGCCGCCGCTCCGAGCGCCGCGCGCGCCTGTTTGACGGCTGCGGTGAGCGCTTCCGTGAGCGCCTCGTCGAACACGCGGCCGTTTGCGGCCGCGCTCTCGTTGGCGGTGAGCAACTCAGCCGAGTAGTCGACGGCCCGTGTGAGCGCATCGGTCTCAGCCCCGGTGTCGTCGGCGCCGTGCAGCGCCGCGATCTCGTCAGGGGTGAGCGCCGAGTCCCACATCTTCAGGTCGTCCATGTCGAGGCCGACGCCGTAGCTCTTGCCCGCGTCCACGCCAATGAGCATGTTCAGGCCGCTCGTGAGGCTCCCGATCGACTCGATGCTCGCCTCTTTCACGAGCTGGCCGTCCATGTAGGTGCTCGCCGTGTTGCGCTCGCGGTCGACGGTAAACGCCATGTGGTGCCACGAGTTCTTGTAGTTCGTGACGTCACCCGTCGCGTAGACGCCGTTCTTGTCATCGCCGAGGGTGAACTCGAGCTTGCCGGTGTCTCCGCCCTGTGGCGCCACGTTGAGGCCCGAGCGGTAGAAGTTGCTCCAGTTCTTGTTGCTGATGATGGCGCCGTAGCCGCCGACGCTCGTGACCTTCGTCCAGAAGCTCATCGTGAGGTCGCTGTCGGTGCCGAGGTCGAACTCGGGCCTTGAACCAAGGTCGACGTAGCTGCCAGCCCCGGCCCCGATGCGCACCGCCTGCCCCGCGGCGCCGTTTCGGTCGGCAGGAACGTAGCTCACTGAACCGACCGGTGCCGCCTTCGGTGCCACCCCTGCGGCAGTGCCCGCATCGCTCAGGTCGCCCTCGAACGCGAGGTTCAAGAACTCGCCGCCGGGTGCCTCCGCCCCGGTTGCAGGGAAGTCGGGGAACACGAGCGTACCCGCCGTGCGGAACGTGCCTGTGAGCGCCTCGGACTTGTTCTGGAAGTCGTCGAACGCGAACACGTTCACCGTGTACGTCTTCGCAGCGTCGAGCCCGCCGATGTCGAAGCCCATCGTGTTCGGGCTCATGTAGAAGCGTGAGTAGGCTTTGAAGCTGCCGGTGAATGCTTTCGACTTCTTCGCGCCGAAGTCGGGCACCTGGTTCGCAGTGAACGCGACGGGGTTGCCCGCCTGGTCGGTGATCTGCACCTCGTAGTAGTTGACGAGCTCGTCGTCCTTCGCCTGCTCGAACCCGATCGTCGCTGACGTCTCGGTCACTTCGCGCGCGGTGACGGCCGCGCTGTCCCACCACGGCGCAATCTTGCTGCGCTTGTCGCTCGTGTAGGTGAAGCCGGCTTTGCCCTTCGTAGTGTCGACAACCCACGGCATGCCGAGCCAGCGCTTGTGGGTGACGTCGAAGCGGCGAATTACGGTGCTGCCGTCTTCGAGCACCGTCACGAAGTTGGCGCTCTTCTGCGGCACACCCTTCGCCGCGTCTCCCTGGTTGCCGTCGAAGTAGCCGCCGCCGATGAAGTCCCCCGGCACATCCTGGTAGATGTAGTTCATCGAGGCGTTCTCGTAGACCGTGAAGTCTTTCTGGTAGATGCTCGTCTCGGGGTTCGACGAGAAGTGGGTGTGGGCCGAGCCGAGCACGGCCTGCGGGTAGTCGGCGAGGATGCGCTGCAGCTCGGGGCCCGCCATGTCGTAGTCGCCGTGGAACGGGCCGCCGAGCGAGGTGCCCGCGTAGCCGCTGTGGATCGACACGAAGATCGGCTTCTTCGGGTCGTAGTCGGGCTTCGCCGCGATGCCCGCGAGCGTCTGCTTGAGGTACTCCTGGTAGCCGGTGCGCTGGCCGGTGTACCCAAACGTGTGCTTACCGTTGTAGTCAAGCCCGATGAAGTCGATGTCCTCAACCTTCGTGTGGAAGTTGCTGACGTAGTCGCTCTCAGCCCGCGGGTAGAACCACTCCGGGGCGCTGTCGCCGGCGCGGTCGGCGCGCGCCTCGTCAAACGTCTTCCCCATGAGGTCGGCAATGTCGTGGTTGCCCTGAGTGAGCAGCACGTTGGCGTCGGGGAAGCTCTCGCGCATCACCCGCTCGACGGCACGGTACCAGCCGGCGACCTTCTCTGAGTCGCCGCGCAGGTGCGCGGAGTACTCGGGGTCGTTTGCGCCCACGACGTCACCGTTGTCGACGACGGCTTTGGGGGTGAAGCCCTTCGCCGTCGCCCAGTCGGTGATGCTCTTGAAGTGGGGCTGGATGCCCTCGTACGCGACCTGCTCCGAGGTTTTTTCAGCGGTGGCGGTGCCGCCGAGCTCGGTGTCAGACATCGTGATGAACTCGAGCGTCGCCGCCGCCCCGTTGTAGGCGTCGTTCGCAGCGTCGATTCGGGCCTGAGTCATCGCCTCGGCTGGCGCTCCCGCGGGTGCCGCGGTCGGCGCTGCG
Protein-coding regions in this window:
- a CDS encoding YhgE/Pip domain-containing protein; amino-acid sequence: MRQSWNIFRRDVGRLARQRKSWVIVIGILITPALYAWFNINAFWDPYANTANVNIAVANLDSGAESELTGEVNIGDQVVEQLEENDQLGWQFMSEAKAKEAVKRGDVYATIVIPEDFSSDLLSMTSGDFTQPALQYFVNEKASAIAPKITDVGASQLDKQITSAFKEQVAQAATEAVKDAGDSVELRLLNARGDTLNAFDRTTKTLDQADKNIDKMRQGLDSSRDLLASTRTTLGDVAATLGDVQVAARQAQAIVAETQQQIVAFGDAATSAYLAGTTALADAAGSANASVAELTQQLKQANVRIDASITEVSSVIDANQQAIAQLQDLVDQADPGSPLVAQLQSALDALTAQNAAHGDVLAALQKANSDASGAVQAVSDASNALSQAMKETRTAAAGMRQVLSGTVPALNAAMSQLSASSGAFASALGAQQAVLGDADTLLAGIDTQLGSTGEALDSFKADLNGIRGSVTTARADVLALGAASEWGTLNTLTGLDPAQIAEFVASPVTVDEQVVFPINAYGSAMAALFTNLSLWIGAFVLMVIFKIEVDTEGLNDVTVRQAYFGRFFLLATLAALQALIVCIGNLVIGIQTANAVAYLATGVFTGLVYVSIIYALSVAFGHVGRGLCVLLVIMQIPGASGLYPIELMPGFFRAIYPFLPFSYGIDAMRETIAGFYGGHYWRFVGVLALMGLLALVLGLVLRRRLANFNLLFNRQIASTDLLTGEKVQVVGSGYRLSDVIHALRNRGEYREDLERRAQPFTQHYPTMLRTTLIVGVVGMVVIGVVAWALPGGKAPLLGVWVLWCLIIMGFLVVIEYIKQSFVHAREVGTLDDDELRDAVMTDRRGIHTDPEMALATAPPPTTRLEVAGAGHSRERPAAQTDTADIDDVMAELFGDASEQTNDTTETNEGGPRS
- a CDS encoding FadR/GntR family transcriptional regulator, translated to MAFEAEQRGGRQLVSTRVETGPAQTLADEIADRLVTALAVGDYLPGARLPAERELAAMLGVGRVTVRAAIERLVGLGLIRKQQGRGGGNFVVEPTTDEARASIARVLSATWDRLIDQHEAQTWMHGAIAAAAADRRSETDIEVLRERLAGYRDAESGRAAQKADEAFHLAITEAAHSPALAGLLFSLESQIHLSAPAHPWGSERGRRDMEARALRDHELLFDAISAGDSPRAHEVGRVHARINREHLENALRDARASGAVT
- a CDS encoding proline iminopeptidase-family hydrolase, producing MPHGPTASTTVENGLAPTPHGGLWYQLTSPAQPTADTRPAPLPIVLLHGGPGSPSDYLAPLDALSADRPVLRYDQIGCGRSDAAGDNTAWTVDAHVDHLDRLTRHLGFDRFHLYGHSWGGMLALAFHEAHPHRAASLTLASPLVDTKRWVADAAILIAKLPTAHQAAIAAGPEHAGYAAAEAEFYRRHFCNIEPWPTPIQESDAGQNALAYNTMWGPNEFTQTGNLRDEDRSGVVRDLTVPNLWLTGADDEARPETIRAFAALNSNSSVHVFPGGTHSVHLEQPGPYLAELRAFLRNN
- a CDS encoding APC family permease; this translates as MTHASPTDAPEGATSLEDLGYAQELKRSMSLLDVVVYGLIYMVPMAPLAVFGIIYNFSGGMPALVYLVAAFAMLFSALSYKEMAKRFPVAGSVYSYVRLGINRFFGFIAGWAILLDYLLLPALLSVFAAAAMVTVVPGVPEFVWIIVFVVLAAAINLRGITLTAGMNKIFLAIQVVVLAIFVVGALVAVAEGRAEFSLAPIFQAQEFSWAIVFGAIPIAALSFIGFDAISTLNEEAKGGGATVSRATIIVLIAVTFLFVVQVYLAALFVPTGTTFASGDATNNAFYNIAGEIIGPWFKILITLTSALIAIFANSIASQATSSRLVYSMARDGQLPRVFARVSDRQVPRNAMLLIAGLSLVVGILGTTEQELLTTLVTFGALTAYILLNIAVIVHFGLRAAGRNVFLHWVSPIIGTAVLGYALWNANVNAQLIGLGWLGLGALLAGYWALRATRERAAA
- a CDS encoding LamG domain-containing protein; amino-acid sequence: MFNSERTPSVPACLTRGPRKAPRTALLGSAIAAMTAVALLAPTLPAQAAPTAAPTAAPAGAPAEAMTQARIDAANDAYNGAAATLEFITMSDTELGGTATAEKTSEQVAYEGIQPHFKSITDWATAKGFTPKAVVDNGDVVGANDPEYSAHLRGDSEKVAGWYRAVERVMRESFPDANVLLTQGNHDIADLMGKTFDEARADRAGDSAPEWFYPRAESDYVSNFHTKVEDIDFIGLDYNGKHTFGYTGQRTGYQEYLKQTLAGIAAKPDYDPKKPIFVSIHSGYAGTSLGGPFHGDYDMAGPELQRILADYPQAVLGSAHTHFSSNPETSIYQKDFTVYENASMNYIYQDVPGDFIGGGYFDGNQGDAAKGVPQKSANFVTVLEDGSTVIRRFDVTHKRWLGMPWVVDTTKGKAGFTYTSDKRSKIAPWWDSAAVTAREVTETSATIGFEQAKDDELVNYYEVQITDQAGNPVAFTANQVPDFGAKKSKAFTGSFKAYSRFYMSPNTMGFDIGGLDAAKTYTVNVFAFDDFQNKSEALTGTFRTAGTLVFPDFPATGAEAPGGEFLNLAFEGDLSDAGTAAGVAPKAAPVGSVSYVPADRNGAAGQAVRIGAGAGSYVDLGSRPEFDLGTDSDLTMSFWTKVTSVGGYGAIISNKNWSNFYRSGLNVAPQGGDTGKLEFTLGDDKNGVYATGDVTNYKNSWHHMAFTVDRERNTASTYMDGQLVKEASIESIGSLTSGLNMLIGVDAGKSYGVGLDMDDLKMWDSALTPDEIAALHGADDTGAETDALTRAVDYSAELLTANESAAANGRVFDEALTEALTAAVKQARAALGAAAPTEADLRASYDSLRAAVTAVEDQPVRFTYAARATNGAVTPAEGIADLGGELRLALEPAAGYTAVDPVVAVEGAEGFAVEGTELVLRDVQGRVSVDIEFAKVVDGGPGDGGPGDGGPGDDGPGDGGNGHGGPGSGTGSGDDSSGSTGAGPRADIAATGGASATVWALTGLASALTVAAGIVLALRARLRRQ